One Podarcis raffonei isolate rPodRaf1 chromosome 3, rPodRaf1.pri, whole genome shotgun sequence genomic region harbors:
- the ETF1 gene encoding eukaryotic peptide chain release factor subunit 1 — MADDPSAADRNVEIWKIKKLIKSLEAARGNGTSMISLIIPPKDQISRVAKMLADEFGTASNIKSRVNRLSVLGAITSVQQRLKLYNKVPPNGLVVYCGTIVTEEGKEKKVNIDFEPFKPINTSLYLCDNKFHTEALTALLSDDSKFGFIVIDGSGALFGTLQGNTREVLHKFTVDLPKKHGRGGQSALRFARLRMEKRHNYVRKVAETAVQLFISGDKVNVAGLVLAGSADFKTELSQSDMFDQRLQSKVLKLVDISYGGENGFNQAIELSTEVLSNVKFIQEKKLIGRYFDEISQDTGKYCFGVEDTLKALEMGAVEILIVYENLDIMRYVLHCQGTEEEKILYLTPEQEKDKSHFTDKETGQEHELIESMPLLEWFANNYKKFGATLEIVTDKSQEGSQFVKGFGGIGGILRYRVDFQGMEYQGGDDEFFDLDDY, encoded by the exons CAATGGCACCAGCATGATATCATTGATCATTCCCCCCAAAGACCAGATTTCACGAGTAGCAAAGATGTTAGCGGATGAGTTtggtacagcatcaaacattaaatctCGAGTGAATCGCCTTTCAGTCCTCGGCGCCATTACATCTGTACAGCAACGGCTAAAACTTTATAACAAAG TACCTCCAAATGGTCTTGTTGTATACTGTGGAACAATTGTGACagaagaaggaaaggagaagaaagTGAACATTGATTTTGAACCTTTCAAACCAATAAATACATCGTTGTATTTGTGCGATAATAAATTCCATACAGAG GCCCTTACAGCACTACTGTCAGACGACAGCAAGTTTGGTTTTATTGTAATAGATGGTAGTGGTGCACTCTTCGGAACTCTTCAAGGAAACACCAGAGAGGTGCTGCACAAGTTCACAGTCGACCTCCCAAAGAAGCATG GAAGAGGAGGTCAGTCTGCCTTGCGTTTTGCTCGTTTGAGAATGGAGAAGCGGCACAACTATGTAAGGAAAGTAGCAGAAACGGCTGTACAGCTGTTCATTTCTGGCGACAAGGTGAACGTGGCTGGTCTCGTTTTAGCTGGGTCAGCTGACTTCAAAACTGAACTAAGTCAGTCAGACATGTTTGATCAG CGATTGCAGTCCAAAGTACTAAAGCTAGTTGACATCTCATATGGTGGTGAAAATGGATTCAATCAAGCAATTGAATTGTCCACTGAGGTCCTATCTAATGTGAAATTCATTCAAGAAAAGAAACTAATAG GCCGATACTTTGATGAGATCAGTCAGGACACAGGAAAATACTGTTTTGGTGTTGAAGACACTCTAAAAGCCTTAGAAATGGGAGCAGTAGAGATCCTGATAGTTTATGAGAACCTGGATATAATGAGATATGTTCTCCATTGCCAAGGCACAGAAG AGGAGAAGATTCTCTATCTGACACCAGAACAAGAAAAAGATAAATCTCACTTCACAGATAAAGAG ACTGGACAGGAACACGAGCTGATAGAAAGCATGCCTCTGCTTGAGTGGTTTGCTAACAACTACAAGAAGTTTGGAGCCACGTTGGAGATCGTGACAGATAAGTCACAGGAAGGATCCCAGTTTGTGAAAGGATTTGGAGGAATTGGAG GTATCTTGCGGTACCGAGTGGACTTCCAGGGAATGGAATACCAAGGAGGAGACGATGAATTTTTTGACCTTGATGACTACTAG